A part of Neovison vison isolate M4711 chromosome 6, ASM_NN_V1, whole genome shotgun sequence genomic DNA contains:
- the OLIG2 gene encoding oligodendrocyte transcription factor 2: protein MDSDASLVSSRPSSPEPDDLFLPARSKGSGGSGFTGGTVSSSTPSDCPPELSAELRGAMGAAGAHPGDKLGGGGFKSSSSSTSSSTSSAAASSTKKDKKQMTEPELQQLRLKINSRERKRMHDLNIAMDGLREVMPYAHGPSVRKLSKIATLLLARNYILMLTNSLEEMKRLVSEIYGGHHAGFHPSACGGLAHSAPLPAATAHPGAAAHAAHHPAVHHPILPPAAAAAAAAAAAAAVSSASLPGSGLSSVGSIRPPHGLLKSPAAAAAAPLGGGGGGSGGSGGFQHWGGMPCPCSMCQVPPPHHHVSAMGAGSLQRLTSDAK, encoded by the coding sequence ATGGACTCGGACGCCAGCCTGGTGTCCAGTCGCCCGTCGTCGCCAGAGCCCGATGACCTTTTTCTGCCGGCTCGGAGCAAAGGCAGCGGAGGCAGCGGCTTCACGGGCGGCACAGTGTCCTCGTCTACGCCGAGCGACTGCCCGCCGGAGCTGAGCGCAGAGCTGCGCGGCGCTATGGGCGCGGCGGGCGCGCACCCCGGGGACAAGCTGGGCGGCGGCGGCTTCAAGTCATCCTCGTCCAGCACTTCGTCGTCCACTTCCTCAGCGGCCGCGTCGTCCACCAAGAAGGACAAGAAGCAGATGACAGAGCCCGAGCTGCAGCAGCTACGCCTCAAGATCAACAGCCGCGAGCGCAAGCGCATGCACGACCTCAACATCGCCATGGACGGGCTGCGCGAGGTCATGCCTTACGCGCACGGCCCGTCGGTGCGCAAGCTCTCCAAGATCGCCACGCTGCTGCTGGCGCGCAACTACATCCTCATGCTCACCAACTCGCTGGAGGAGATGAAGCGACTGGTGAGCGAGATCTACGGCGGCCACCACGCCGGCTTCCACCCGTCCGCCTGCGGTGGCCTGGCGCACTCGGCGCCCCTGCCCGCCGCCACGGCGCATCCCGGGGCCGCCGCGCACGCTGCACACCACCCCGCGGTTCACCACCCCATCCTGCctcccgccgcggccgccgccgcggccgccgccgccgcggccgcaGTGTCCAGTGCCTCCCTGCCTGGCTCCGGCCTGTCGTCGGTCGGCTCCATCCGGCCCCCGCACGGCCTGCTCAAgtccccggcggcggcggcggcggcccctctggggggcgggggcggcggcagcGGGGGCAGCGGCGGCTTCCAGCACTGGGGCGGCATGCCCTGTCCCTGCAGCATGTGCCAGGTGCCGCCACCGCATCACCACGTGTCGGCCATGGGCGCCGGCAGCCTGCAGCGCCTCACCTCCGACGCCAAGTGA